CGGTTAAAACTTCTCAACAATATTTGCTTGGAAAGAAAAAAAATGATTGAATATAATATGCCTTTATACAGACCCCCAGCAGAAGCTAATTCTTTTATTTTACAAGTAACCTTAGGCTGTTCTTATAACAAATGCTCTTTTTGTACGATGTACGAAAATAAAGAGTATAAGGTGCGAAAACTGGAAGATATTCTAGATGAAATAGAAGTAATGGCAAGACTTAAACCAGATACTAAAAGAGTTTTTTTAGCAGATGGGGATGTACTAAATGTGGATGCTGTACATATTTTAAAAATTTTAGATGCTTTGCTTCTTAATTTTCCTAAACTACAGCGTGTATCTGCTTATGCTTCTGCTTTTAATTTAGTAAAAAAAACCAATGAAGAATTACTTTTATTAAAAGAAAAAAAACTTTCACTTGTTTATTATGGTATTGAGAGCGGAGATTTTGAATTATTAAAAGCCATTGATAAAAGTATAAAACCTACAAAAATGATTGAAGGTTTAAATAAAGCAAGTGCTGCGGGACTTAAAATATCAGCTATGGTGATTTTAGGTTTGGGAGGAAAAAGCAGAAGTAAAGAACATATACATAATACAGCTGCTTTAATCAATGCGTGTAAAATAACGTACTTATCTACGCTTGAACTTGGTTTTGAAAAAAACAGAAAAGACTTATTTTATAAACGATTTGAAAAAAAACTGGGGGAATTTACTTTTTTAACCCAAGAAGAAATGTTAAAAGAACAAGTTTTGTTAATATCCTTAATAAATCCCCCAAAAGCAGTTATTTTTAGATCCAACCATGCTTCCAATACCTTTGCATTAAAAGGTGTTTTACCCAAAGATAAATTGCGTTTAATGGATGAGTTAAAATTTGTTTTAAAGAATTATGATTTATCAAGTACAAAAATGAGTTTTGAATAAGATTATAAAACATTGAGATACACTCAATGTTTTATAATAGAGCTTAAGTATTAAAGTTTAATTTCTAATACAATAGGGCAGTGATCACTTCCCATTACGTCACTTAAAATATAAGCATCAGAAATATTATCTTTTAAATCATCACTAACATAAAAGTAATCAATTCTCCATCCTACATTATTCGCACGTGCATTTGCTCTGTAAGACCACCATGAATAATGATCAGGTTCATTGCCTTTAATATGTCTAAAGGTATCAATATATCCACAAGCTATGAATTTATCCATCCACTCTCGCTCCATTGGTAAAAATCCAGATATTTTCTCATTGGCTTTTGGACGTGCTAAATCTATTGCAGTGTGAGCTGTATTAACATCTCCACATACAATAATTGATTTACCTTCTTTTTTAAGATTCTCACAATAGTTTAAAAATCTGTCATAAAATTCCATCTTGTATACAAGTCTTTCATCTTTGCTTTGACCATTTGGAAAATAGACATTAAAAAATGCAATATCTTTATCTCCAAGTGTAAAATGTACTTCATTAATACGGCCTTCATCCAATACATCAACATCTGGACAATTTCCTTGAAAACTTAATTCAATATCTGTAAAAAGTGCTGTTCCACTTCTTCCTTTAATAGCCGATTGGCTACCTACTAAATTCTTATACTCTTTTTCAAAAATAGAAGAAGGAATTTGCTCAATTTGAGATTTAGTTTCTTGAACACCTAATAAATGAATATCGTCTTCATCAACCCATTTTAAGGCTTCTTTTTTATCAACTGCTCTAATACCATTTACATTCCATGATATAAATTTATATGTTTTATTTGCCATTTTTTTTCTCTTTATCATTTTTTATTTTGTCTATTTTTATTTCGTCAATTTCTATTAGTTTTTTCTTTTGCCCAAAAGGAGAATTTACTGTATTAGAAAAAGGACTCTTTTTAGAGAAAGAGTCATAGTTTCCACCATGCATATCAATATTATTATGCGTTGAAGCTATTATATACGTACTTAATAAGATACTTAGTAAGATTTTCAAAATAACTCCTTTCTTTGGATTTTAACATAAAAATATTTACAATACTGTAAATATTTTAGCTCTTTTTGTCTTTTTTATTTTTGTACATACCATATAAGGTAATAATAATCCAAAACACTTCAATAATAAATGAACCAAGGTTAAAATGAACAAAAAGTGATATTAATAATAAAATGGCACCTACTAAATTAAGTAACTGGTAATATAAACTGTTGTGAGAATATTTCCCCATTTGTAATATATAGTATGCCCATACAATAAAAATCATACCTATAAAACCAATAATTTGATATATATCCATATTTGACCTTTCTTTTAAAAAACGGTAGATTATATCAAAAACACTTTATTTTTATATAAGTTTTTTAAGATATTTTATAATTATTATATTTTTAAGGGTGTAAATGTATGAAGAACTGATTTTAGGCTTATTGACTTTTTTTACTTCTACTGTTGCAGGTATTGTTGGTATTGGAGGAGGGATGATGTTAGTTGCGATTCTTCCTTCTTTTTTGCCTTTAAATGCTTTGATTCCTGTTCATGGTTTAACCCAAATGTCCAGTAATCTTTCTCGTGCTGTTTTTGGTTATAAAGATATTAGAACAGAAGTGATTCCTAAGTTCTTATTGGGCTCTTTTTGTGGAATATCTGTTTTTGCAAGTATTATTTATTATATCTCTTTAGAATATGTACCTTTATTTATAGGTGTTTATATATTATTGTCTTTGTGGTCAGATAAATTTAATGAAAAAATAAAACGTTATGAAAGCTATTTTTTAGCAGGATTTTTTCAAACAGGTTTGTCTATTATAGTAGGAGCTACGGGACCTTTGACTATGACTCTTTTATTAAAAGACTATAAAGAAAAAGACCAAGTAGTTGCAACAGGTGCAGCATTAATGGGAATAACTCATAGCTTAAAAGTATTTGTTTTTATTTTCTTTGGTTTTGTATTTTCTGATTATATTAGTATTTTAATAGCTATGATAATAGGCGCAGTAGCAGGTTCCTATGCAGGAACACAATTAAGAAATAAAGTAAATGGTAAAAAGTTTTTATTGATATTAAAACTTTTATTATCTGCACTTGCAATTAAATTAATTATAGGATTATTAATATGATGAAAAAACTTTTTAGCTCAAAAATAGCTCTTTTATATATTATGAGTATCTCAATGATATTTTCGTTTTCTGCTTGGATGAGTATGTTAAACAATTTTATTATTGAACAGGCTTCTTTTGACGGTTCCCAAGTAGGTATTTTACAGAGTTTAAGAGAAATTCCTGGCTTTTTGGCTTTTACTGTTATTTTAGTTCTTCTTATAATTGCTCAACAACGACTTGCTTATATATCTATGATGCTTTTAGGTTTTGGGGTTTTTATTACAGGAATGTTTCCTTCTGTTTTGGGTTTATACCTTACTACCATTATTATGTCAACAGGTTTTCATTATTTAGAAACAATAAATCAATCCTTGAGTTTGCAATGGTTAAAAAAGGAAACGGCACCTATTGTTTTAGGGAAAATATCAGCTGTAAAATCTTTTGTGGGTTTAATTGTTTTCGCTCTCATTTATGTAATGATGAAATTCTATTCTTTAGAATATAAATACGTATATGCTTTTTTTGGAGCAGGAACCTTTATTTTAGGTATTTTATCTTGGTATATGTTTGAACACTTTAAAGATGATATTGTTCAAGAAAAAAAACTCGTACTTAAAAAAGAGTATTGGTTGTTTTATTTATTGACTTTTTTTGCAGGCGCAAGAAGACAGATATTTGTTGTTTTTGCTGGGTTTTTATTGGTAGAAAAGTTTGGTGTGAATATTCATAATATGGTTATTCTGCTTTTTATAAATGCAGTACTTAATATGTACTTAGCACCAAAGATTGGAAGATTTATTGTTAAATACTCGGAGCGATTAACGCTAAGACTAGAATATATTGGTTTAGTACTTGTCTTTACTTCTTATGCTTTTGTGGATAATTTATATTTTGCTTGTTTTTTATATGTGCTTGATCATTTATTATTTTCAATGGCAATAGCATTAAAAACATATTTTCAAAAAATTGCAGATCCAAAAGATATTGCAAGTGCATCTGCTGTATCTTTTACTATTAATCATATAGCTGCTGTATTTTTACCTGCGCTACTTGGATTAATATGGTTATATTCTTATTCTTTGGTTTTTATTATAGGTGCAAGTATTGCAATTATCTCCGTTTTCCTTTCTTATTTAATACCAAAAGATCCAATAAAGGGTTTTGAAACCACCTTATGTAAAAAACAAAATTAAAAGTGAAGGAACTTCACTTTTAATGAATTTAAAAATTTAAACCATCTTTAAGAAAAACCCCTTGACAAAGAGACTAAAACCTCCTATAATTCCCGTCCAAATCAAGTGTGACACTTTAAAGTGACAGATGAGAGACTGGATGATCTTTAACAACTTAAGGTTTATAAATGTAATTTTTATAAACTGAATATGATACTTCAAATGTGAACCAAACACATTTAAAACAAATAAAAAAAATATGAAGACATTTAATATGTTCTTCGTCTATTTTTGAGTGATAATTTTGAAACTGATGATGTTTAATAGATGTAAGTCTAGAAGATATTA
The Campylobacteraceae bacterium genome window above contains:
- the xth gene encoding exodeoxyribonuclease III, coding for MANKTYKFISWNVNGIRAVDKKEALKWVDEDDIHLLGVQETKSQIEQIPSSIFEKEYKNLVGSQSAIKGRSGTALFTDIELSFQGNCPDVDVLDEGRINEVHFTLGDKDIAFFNVYFPNGQSKDERLVYKMEFYDRFLNYCENLKKEGKSIIVCGDVNTAHTAIDLARPKANEKISGFLPMEREWMDKFIACGYIDTFRHIKGNEPDHYSWWSYRANARANNVGWRIDYFYVSDDLKDNISDAYILSDVMGSDHCPIVLEIKL
- a CDS encoding radical SAM protein, with product MIEYNMPLYRPPAEANSFILQVTLGCSYNKCSFCTMYENKEYKVRKLEDILDEIEVMARLKPDTKRVFLADGDVLNVDAVHILKILDALLLNFPKLQRVSAYASAFNLVKKTNEELLLLKEKKLSLVYYGIESGDFELLKAIDKSIKPTKMIEGLNKASAAGLKISAMVILGLGGKSRSKEHIHNTAALINACKITYLSTLELGFEKNRKDLFYKRFEKKLGEFTFLTQEEMLKEQVLLISLINPPKAVIFRSNHASNTFALKGVLPKDKLRLMDELKFVLKNYDLSSTKMSFE
- a CDS encoding MFS transporter, with the protein product MMKKLFSSKIALLYIMSISMIFSFSAWMSMLNNFIIEQASFDGSQVGILQSLREIPGFLAFTVILVLLIIAQQRLAYISMMLLGFGVFITGMFPSVLGLYLTTIIMSTGFHYLETINQSLSLQWLKKETAPIVLGKISAVKSFVGLIVFALIYVMMKFYSLEYKYVYAFFGAGTFILGILSWYMFEHFKDDIVQEKKLVLKKEYWLFYLLTFFAGARRQIFVVFAGFLLVEKFGVNIHNMVILLFINAVLNMYLAPKIGRFIVKYSERLTLRLEYIGLVLVFTSYAFVDNLYFACFLYVLDHLLFSMAIALKTYFQKIADPKDIASASAVSFTINHIAAVFLPALLGLIWLYSYSLVFIIGASIAIISVFLSYLIPKDPIKGFETTLCKKQN
- a CDS encoding TSUP family transporter — encoded protein: MYEELILGLLTFFTSTVAGIVGIGGGMMLVAILPSFLPLNALIPVHGLTQMSSNLSRAVFGYKDIRTEVIPKFLLGSFCGISVFASIIYYISLEYVPLFIGVYILLSLWSDKFNEKIKRYESYFLAGFFQTGLSIIVGATGPLTMTLLLKDYKEKDQVVATGAALMGITHSLKVFVFIFFGFVFSDYISILIAMIIGAVAGSYAGTQLRNKVNGKKFLLILKLLLSALAIKLIIGLLI